CGTCGAGTAGCTCCGCCCCAGCGTCGACGAGGTGGCCTTCGCGTCGACCCGTAGCTCCGTGTGCTCCCCGTTGCGGACGTGGCTCACCCACCACGCGGGGATCTTCGAGTTGTCCAGTTCGGTGGTGAACGGAACCGAGGTGTTGCCGGCGCCGACCGAGACGCCCTCCTTGGTCCCGTTCGCCATCGCGATGCCGTTCATCGAGACGCCGTAGTCGACCGTCACGCCCCCGAGATCGACGCCGATCGGGTTCGGGTTGCGCACCGTCAGATCGCTTTCGATCACGGTGGTCTCGTTCGTCACATCGCCGAAGCGGTTCTCGACGCCGCCGACCGACGGCGCCCCGACGACGCCGAGCGCGAACGCCCCGCCGACGGACCCGCCGAGAACGAGAAGCGCGACGAGCACGGTTCTGACGGTCGAGAGACCGCGGTCTGTTCCCCCAGGTGTCGGATCGAGCTCCGACGGTACTCTCATCATCGACGCCGTACCGCTCCCCCGAACATATACGATCCGGCCGAGACCGACCCGGCGATCGGCCGCGCCTCGCGGCCGTGAGCGGTCGCGTCGTGTGCCGCGAACCCCGCGTCGTGCGGGCCTTCCGCAAGCGTTAGGTGCGCTCCGTCGGAGCGACGCGTATGGAAACCGAGACTCTCGAAAGCGACAAGGCGATCGGCGTTTCGCTGGTGTTCGGTGCGTTCGCCGTCGTCGGCGCGGGGTTCATGCTGGCGGGCGCCTCCCAGATCGTGATGGCCTGGGGGTTCGCGCTGGCGATGGCGGCGGCGACCCTCTCGGTCGTCGCGCTCCAGGCGTTCGACGCGTGACGTGCGGATGCACGTCGGCGATCGATTCCGGAGGTCGGCTTGAGGGAAGCGTTAAGAACGACCGCGCCCAATGACGAAACAGCACAAATGACGGAGTACACCGACGAGGAGAAGCGTATCCTCGCGTACCTGCGCGACAGCGTCTCCCGGGGGGAGGAGTACTTCCGGGCGAAGAACATCGCGGAGGCCATCGGCCTCTCCGCCAAACAGGTCGGCACCCGGCTCCCGACGCTCGCGGAGAAGGCCGAGGAGGTCGACATCGAGAAGTGGGGCCGCGCCCGCTCGACCACCTGGCGCGTCGAGCTTCCGTAGCCACCGCCGCCCGATGTACCGGGATCCGCCGCCCGTGTCCCGGACTCGCCGAGCCCGTACGCCGCCGTTCGGCGGGCGAGCGCGAAGCGCCACGGGGCGTCCCGCGGCGACGACGCGGTCGTCGGACGAACCCGCCCGTTTTTTCGCCCCGCGCCCGTACCTCGGTTCGATGACCGTGCGTGTACGCCGGGAGTTCGTCTTCGACGCGGACCCGGCCGACGTCTGGGCGTTCATCTCCGATCCGGCCAAGCGTGCCGGGGCGATCAGCGTCGTCGACGAGTATGAGGTCGGCGACGACGGAACCGCGACGTGGCACGTCCGCCTGCCGATCCCGGTGATCCGCTCCAGCATCGCCGTCGACACCGAGGAGGTGCGCAAGGAGCCGCCGGAGTACGTCAAGTTCGTCGGGAAGTCGCGGGCGTTCCGCGTGACCGGCGAACACACCGTCTCGGAGACCGACGACGGGCGCGCCCGCCTCGTCAACGAGTTCGTCGTCGACGGGCGCGTTCCGGGCGTCGAGTCGTTCTTCGAGCGCAAGTTCGGCGAGGAACTGGACAACCTGCAGGACGCCCTGGAGCGCGAGTTGGGGCTGGCATGAAGCTCGCGCTCGCGCAGATCGAGGTCCGGACGGCCGACCGCGACGGCAACCTCGACCGGGCGCTCTCGGCCGTCGCCGACGCCGCCGAGCGCGACGCCGACCTGGTCGCGCTGCCGGAGCTGTGGAACGTCGGCTACTTCGCGTTCGAGGCGTACGAACGCGGCGCCGAGCCCCTGGGAGGGCCGACGCTGACCCGACTCGCCGACGCCGCGCGCGAACACGACATCGCGGTGCTGGCGGGAACGATCGTCGAGGACCTCGCCGAGAGCGCCGCGGCGGGCGAGGACGTCCCCGACGACGGGGGGCTCGCGAACACCGCCGTCCTGTACGACTCGGACGGAACCAGACGCGCGGTGTACCGCAAGCACCACCTCTTCGGCTACGAGTCGGCCGAGACGCGACTCCTGACGCCCGGCGAGTCGCTCCCGGTCGTCGACCTCCTCGGCTTCCGGGTCGCGGTGACGACGTGCTACGATCTCCGCTTCCCCGAGCAGTTCCGCGCGCTCGCGGACGAGGGCGCCGACCTCGTGCTCGTCCCCAGCGCGTGGCCGTACCCGCGCGTCGAGCACTGGCGGACGCTCCCGCGGGCGCGGGCCATCGAGAACCTCGCGTACGTCGCGACGGTGAACGGCTCGGGGAGCTTCGAGGACGCCGACCTCCTCGGCCGGTCGACCGTGTACGACCCGTGGGGGACGACGCTGGCGTCCACCGGCGACGAGTCCGCGCTCGTCACCGCCGATGTCGAGCCCGAGCGCGTCGAGCGCGTACGCGAGGAGTTCCCGGCGTTGCGCGACAGGCGGGACTACTGAGCGGCCGAAGGAGCGGTAGAGACACGAACGGGTCGGCGGGCCGTCGAGCGGGCGGACTACCGGACGTAGTGAACGAAGACGGTGTGGTCCCCGTCGAGCAGTTGACAGAGGCGCTCACGGACGTCCGGCGCCACGTCGACGTGCGCGAGCGGCACCTCCTCGACGCGCAACACCGTCCCGCCGTCGTCGGATCCGACGGCGTCGCCGGGGTCCCCGAGTCGGCGGTGGTCGACGATGCGACGCGGCGTTGACAGCAGGTCCTCGGCACCGCCGAGCAGTGCCTCGGCCCTGAGGCGAGCCATACCGACACGTCCCGACGCGTGACAATAACCGTTGTCGTCGCCCCGATCCTCGCCGACCGGTGCCGGTGCATTTATCCCGATCAGTCCGATACGATAGCCTGCCGGCGAACCGACGCTTTTCTCGTCGTAAGCTGGCACAACTCGAGATCCGCGCCGCCGCACCCGACGCGACCGCGCGCGCCCGTTCCGCGGTCAGGGGTCCACCGCGCCGGACGCGCGCACCACCGCCTCCCCACCCCCACCTTCGTTCGCGACCGCCGTTCACACGACACCGCCGACGAGCCGCCGCTCACCCCTGGCTACCGTTCGAGTTCGATCCGCTCTCCCGCGCGGGCCGACGCCTGCGCCGCCGCAAGCGTCCGCATGTCGACGAGCCCGTCGGCCCCGTCCGGCTCGATGTCGCCGCCGGTCGCGACCGCGTGCGCGAAGTAGTCGAACTCCTCGACCGTCTCGTCGGCGCCGAGGCCCGCGAGCTCCATCGTCCCCTCGGTCGTCTCAACGGTCACCTCTCGGTCGGCGCCCGGCTGAAACGCCGACCGGACCGCGATCCGTCCCTCCGTCCCCAGCAGCTCCAGCGACGTGTTCGGGTGGCCGGAGAACGACGCCGAGAAGTTCCCGACCCAGCCGTCCGCGTTGCCGGACCCCGTTCCCCCGTCGCCGCCACCCGTTCCCCCGTCGCCGGCGCCGAATTCGACACGGAAGTCGACGTGCTGGTCGACCTCGTGGAAGGCGTCGTCGGGCGAGCGGACCGTCGCCGACACGGCCGTCGGGTCGTCGCCGGCGACGAACCGCGCGGTGTTGAGCGGGTACACGCCCACGTCGTACAGCGCGCCCCCGCCCGCGAGGCGGCCGTCGAGGCGCCACTGCTCCGGACCGGCGTCGCCCGCCAGCACCGGGAAGGTGAAGTCGCCGACCGCGCGCTGGAGGTCGCCGATGCCGCCGGCGGCGACGAACTCCCGCAGGCGCCGCACCACGGGGTCGATCTGCATCCGATAGGCGGTCATCAGCCGGACGCCCGCGTCCTCACAGGCGGCGACGAGCCGCTCGGCGCGCTCGACGGTCGCCTCCAGCGGCTTCTCGCAGATCACGTGCTTGCCGTGGCCCGCGGCCGTCTCGACGTGGGGGAGGTGGAGCCGGTTCGGGGTGGCGACGTAGACGGCGTCGTACTCGTCGGTCGCCGCGCCCGCCTCGTACTCGTCGTAATCGAGGGCGGTGACGCCGAAGTCGTCGGCCAACGCCGAGCGCTTGTCCGCGTCGCCGCTGACGACGACCGTCGGCCGCGCGTAGTCGCCGCGCGCCATCGCCGGGATCGACACCGAGCGCGCGTAGTTGCCGCAGCCGACCGTCGCGATCCTTGTCGTCGCGTCGGCCCCGTCGCTCCCGCCCCCGTCTCCTCCCTCGTCCCCGTCGCCGTCCACCCAGTCGCGCCGCCCCGCGTCCGCGAACGTCGACTCGAACATACGCGCACCGTCCGCGCCGAGGTGCTAAACCGCACCGGCCCGTCGAGAATCGCATCCGATAATTCGAGCGGTGTGTTGAAGTAACGAACGCCCCCCGATAGTGACACCGCGGGACCGAACCCCGTTCGGACGCACCCCCCAGCGCGTCCGCACACGCCGGCCGCTTCGGCCGGTCCGGTTCGGCTTCGCGGGCCTGGGACATCGGGTCCCGAGCGAACCGGGGCCGATCGCGCGACGGCGATTTCGCCCATCCGCGCGACCCGGCCGGGACAACTCCCGCTCCCACTCCCGTCCCGGCCTCACGGCCCCGGAACCGCGTAGACGCGCGGTTCGACGCGGCGACGGACGCGACGCAGCGTATACCCTCACGCGTCGCGCCCGCCGCCGTCGATACGGGAGCGGCACTCACGTCCCATCGGTGGCGACGCTGTCGATCTCGTCAGCCGACGCATCGAACGAGATTCCCGCGTACTTCGGCGCCGAGATCAGCCGAGTCGGGACGATCTACGCGTCGGTCCGGCGTTCTCCGTCAGTCGTCCTTGGTTTTGATGTCGGCCGAGAGCCCCTGGGCCATCTGGATGTCCTTCGAGTTGTTGAGCGTCCACGCCGTGCGCTCGGTCACCGCCTCGATGACCTCCCGGGCCGACGGGTAGCCGTTCCCGGACTTCTTCACGCCGCCGAAGGGGAGCTGGACCTCAGCGCCGATGCACGGGAGGTTCCCGTACGCGAGGCCGACCTCGGCGTTGTCGCGGTAGTAGTTGATCTGGCGGTAGTCCTCGGAGATGATGGCTCCCGCGAGCCCGTAGTCGGTGTCGTTGTGGATCTCCACCGCTTCCTCGATGTCGCCGCTGTACTTGAGGAGGGCGACGTGCGGGCCGAACACCTCCTCGTGGGTGCATCGGAGGTCCGCCTTCGCGTCGGCCTCGTAGACGAACGGGCCGACCCAGTGGCCGTCCTCGTGGCCCTCGGGGATCTCGTCGGCGTCCAGCTCCTCGCGGTCGACGAGCACGTTCACGCCCTCGTCCTTCGCGAGCTGGTTGTACTTGGAGACTTTCTCCTTGTGCTCCGGCTCGATGAGCGGCCCCATGAACGTGTCCTCGTCCAGGGGGTCACCCACGGCGACCGACCTCGCGTTCTCGACGAAGCGCTCCTTGAACTCGTCGTACACGTCCTCGTGGACGATGAGGCGCTCGCTCGACACGCACCGCTGACCGGTCGTCTTGAAGCTCGACATCGTCGCCGAGTGAACCGCCACGTCCAGGTCGGCGTTCTCGGTGATCACGATCCCGTTCTTCCCGCCCATCTCGCAGGCCGCGAGCTTGCCCGGTTCGCCGCCGACCTTGCCCGCGATCTTGTGGCCGACCTCGGCCGAGCCGGTGAACAGCACCGTATCCACACGGTCGTCCTCGACGATGGCGTTGCCGGCGTCGCCGAAGCCCTGGACGAGATTGAACACGCCGTCGGGGACGCCCGAGTCCTCGAACATCTCCGCGAGGATCTGCGCGCACCAGGGCGTCTGCTCGGCGGGCTTGAACACGACCGTGTTGCCCTCGACGAGGGCGACGGCCATGTGCCAGAACGGGATGGCGACGGGGAAGTTCCACGGCGTGATACACCCCACCACGCCCCGCGGCTTCCGCCGCATGTACGCGTCCTTGCTCGGGATCTCCGAGGGTACCACGTCGCCCTTGGGGTGGCGGGCGTCGCCGGCGGCCCACTCGACCATGTGCCACGCCTCGGTCACGTCGGCCTTCCCCTCGGAGATCTCTTTCCCGCACTCCATGGTGACGATCTCGCCGAGCTCCTCGTGGCGTTCCTTGAGCTCGTGGTAGATGTCCC
This genomic stretch from Halobaculum roseum harbors:
- a CDS encoding Gfo/Idh/MocA family protein — encoded protein: MFESTFADAGRRDWVDGDGDEGGDGGGSDGADATTRIATVGCGNYARSVSIPAMARGDYARPTVVVSGDADKRSALADDFGVTALDYDEYEAGAATDEYDAVYVATPNRLHLPHVETAAGHGKHVICEKPLEATVERAERLVAACEDAGVRLMTAYRMQIDPVVRRLREFVAAGGIGDLQRAVGDFTFPVLAGDAGPEQWRLDGRLAGGGALYDVGVYPLNTARFVAGDDPTAVSATVRSPDDAFHEVDQHVDFRVEFGAGDGGTGGGDGGTGSGNADGWVGNFSASFSGHPNTSLELLGTEGRIAVRSAFQPGADREVTVETTEGTMELAGLGADETVEEFDYFAHAVATGGDIEPDGADGLVDMRTLAAAQASARAGERIELER
- a CDS encoding DUF7123 family protein, giving the protein MTEYTDEEKRILAYLRDSVSRGEEYFRAKNIAEAIGLSAKQVGTRLPTLAEKAEEVDIEKWGRARSTTWRVELP
- a CDS encoding carbon-nitrogen family hydrolase, which encodes MKLALAQIEVRTADRDGNLDRALSAVADAAERDADLVALPELWNVGYFAFEAYERGAEPLGGPTLTRLADAAREHDIAVLAGTIVEDLAESAAAGEDVPDDGGLANTAVLYDSDGTRRAVYRKHHLFGYESAETRLLTPGESLPVVDLLGFRVAVTTCYDLRFPEQFRALADEGADLVLVPSAWPYPRVEHWRTLPRARAIENLAYVATVNGSGSFEDADLLGRSTVYDPWGTTLASTGDESALVTADVEPERVERVREEFPALRDRRDY
- a CDS encoding aldehyde dehydrogenase family protein, which gives rise to MSRDDGVYQHYIDGEWTDGTGEETFVSENPANGEELGEFRRGTEADVERAVAAADEAFEEWKELSHIDRAEYLWDIYHELKERHEELGEIVTMECGKEISEGKADVTEAWHMVEWAAGDARHPKGDVVPSEIPSKDAYMRRKPRGVVGCITPWNFPVAIPFWHMAVALVEGNTVVFKPAEQTPWCAQILAEMFEDSGVPDGVFNLVQGFGDAGNAIVEDDRVDTVLFTGSAEVGHKIAGKVGGEPGKLAACEMGGKNGIVITENADLDVAVHSATMSSFKTTGQRCVSSERLIVHEDVYDEFKERFVENARSVAVGDPLDEDTFMGPLIEPEHKEKVSKYNQLAKDEGVNVLVDREELDADEIPEGHEDGHWVGPFVYEADAKADLRCTHEEVFGPHVALLKYSGDIEEAVEIHNDTDYGLAGAIISEDYRQINYYRDNAEVGLAYGNLPCIGAEVQLPFGGVKKSGNGYPSAREVIEAVTERTAWTLNNSKDIQMAQGLSADIKTKDD
- a CDS encoding DUF7525 family protein, translating into METETLESDKAIGVSLVFGAFAVVGAGFMLAGASQIVMAWGFALAMAAATLSVVALQAFDA
- a CDS encoding SRPBCC family protein, translating into MTVRVRREFVFDADPADVWAFISDPAKRAGAISVVDEYEVGDDGTATWHVRLPIPVIRSSIAVDTEEVRKEPPEYVKFVGKSRAFRVTGEHTVSETDDGRARLVNEFVVDGRVPGVESFFERKFGEELDNLQDALERELGLA